Proteins from a single region of Budorcas taxicolor isolate Tak-1 chromosome 11, Takin1.1, whole genome shotgun sequence:
- the LOC128056608 gene encoding olfactory receptor 1K1, translated as MDAANESSEGSPFILLGLTTNPSQQRPLFVLFLVLYVAGILGNGLIVAAIRASPALHTPMYFLLAHLSFADLCFTSVTVPKMLANLLAHDRSISLAGCLTQMYLFFALGVTDSCLLAAMAYDRYVAIRHPLHYATRMSRAVCTALVGTAWLVSHVHSLLHILLMARLSFCASHQVPHFFCDHQPLLRLSCSDTRHIQLLIFTEGAAVVVTPFLLILASYGSIAAAVLRLPSAGGRLRAVSTCGSHLAVVGLFYGTVIAVCFRPTSRYEAEQGRVASVMYTVVTPMLNPVIYSLRNRDVQGALRALFTRRRISGGDS; from the coding sequence ATGGACGCTGCCAATGAGTCTTCAGAAGGAAGCCCATTCATCCTACTGGGACTAACAACAAATCCCAGCCAGCAGCGACCTCTTTTCGTGCTCTTCTTGGTCCTCTATGTGGCGGGCATCCTAGGTAATGGACTCATCGTGGCTGCCATCCGAGCCAGTCCAGCCCTTCACACTCCCATGTACTTCCTGCTGGCCCACCTGTCCTTTGCTGACCTCTGCTTTACCTCCGTCACGGTACCTAAGATGCTGGCCAACCTGCTGGCCCATGACCGCTCCATCTCCCTGGCTGGCTGTCTGACCCAGATGTACTTATTCTTCGCCCTGGGTGTAACTGACAGCTGCCTCCTGGCtgccatggcctatgaccgctacgtGGCCATCCGGCACCCCCTCCACTATGCCACAAGGATGTCCCGGGCTGTGTGCACAGCCCTGGTGGGGACAGCATGGCTCGTGTCCCACGTCCACTCCCTCCTGCATATCCTACTTATGGCCCGCCTGTCCTTCTGTGCCTCCCACCAAGTGCCCCACTTCTTCTGCGACCACCAGCCTCTCTTAAGGCTCTCCTGCTCTGACACCCGGCACATCCAGCTGCTCATCTTCACCGAGGGCGCCGCAGTGGTGGTCACTCCCTTCCTGCTCATCCTCGCCTCCTACGGGTCCATTGCAGCTGCGGTGCTCCGGCTGCCGTCTGCCGGGGGGAGGCTCCGGGCTGTGTCCACCTGTGGCTCCCACCTGGCCGTGGTGGGCCTCTTCTACGGGACAGTCATCGCAGTCTGCTTCCGGCCCACGTCCCGGTATGAGGCCGAGCAGGGCCGTGTGGCCTCCGTCATGTACACCGTGGTCACGCCCATGCTGAACCCGGTCATCTATAGCCTCCGGAACCGTGATGTGCAGGGGGCACTCAGAGCCCTTTTCACTCGGCGAAGGATCTCAGGGGGTGACTCCTGA
- the PDCL gene encoding phosducin-like protein, whose product MTTLDDKLLGEKLQYYYSSSEEEDSDHEDKDRGRGALAGSSMPADTDLAGEGVSVNTGPKGVINDWRRFKQLETEQREEQCREMERLIKKLSLSCRSHLDEEEEQQKQKDLQEKISGKMTLKDLAVMNEDQDDEEFLQQYRKQRMEEMRQQLYQGPQFKQVFEIPSGEGFLDMIDKEQRSTLIMVHIYEDGIPGTEAMNGCMLCLAAEYPAVKFCRVRSSVIGASSRFTRNALPALLIYKGGELVGNFVRVTDQLGEDFFAVDLEAFLQEFGLLPEKEVLLLTSVRNSATCHSEDSDLEID is encoded by the exons ATGACGACCCTGGATGATAAGTTGCTGGGGGAGAAGCTGCAGTACTATTACAGCAGCAGTGAGGAGGAGGACAGCGATCACGAGGACAAGGACAGAGGCAGAGGTGCCCTGGCTGGCAGTTCCATGCCCGCAGACACGGACTTGGCAGGCGAAGGCGTCTCAGTTAACACAG GTCCCAAAGGCGTGATCAATGACTGGCGCCGCTTCAAACAGCTGGAGACAGAGCAGCGGGAGGAGCAGTGCCGGGAGATGGAGAGGCTGATCAAGAAGCTGTCCCTGAGCTGCAGGTCCCATCTggacgaggaggaggagcagcagaagcagaaggaCCTCCAGGAGAAGATCAGTGGGAAG ATGACTCTGAAGGACTTGGCGGTGATGAACGAGGACCAGGATGATGAGGAGTTCCTGCAGCAGTACCGGAAGCAGAGGATGGAAGAGATGCGGCAGCAGCTCTACCAAGGGCCCCAGTTCAAGCAGGTTTTTGAGATCCCCAGTGGAGAAGGGTTCCTGGACATGATTGACAAGGAGCAGAGGAGCACCCTCATCATGGTCCACATTTACGAGGACGGCATCCCGGGGACCGAAGCCATGAACGGTTGCATGCTCTGCCTCGCAGCAGAGTACCCGGCGGTCAAGTTCTGCCGGGTGAGGAGCTCGGTGATCGGGGCCAGCAGCCGCTTCACCAGGAatgccctccctgccctgctcaTCTACAAGGGGGGCGAACTGGTTGGCAACTTTGTCCGAGTCACTGACCAGCTGGGGGAAGATTTTTTTGCTGTGGACCTTGAGGCTTTCCTCCAGGAGTTTGGATTGCTCCCGGAAAAGGAAGTTTTGTTGCTGACCTCTGTGCGTAACTCTGCCACCTGTCACAGTGAGGACAGTGATTTGGAAATTGATTGA